The Gordonibacter urolithinfaciens genome contains a region encoding:
- a CDS encoding winged helix DNA-binding domain-containing protein, whose protein sequence is MAKSEPSMELNVEQVRNFRLHAHHLDTFYAKADVLAAVGACGMQNTPPGAWEAALFNRVPACKAADRDRLLLEERSLVQAWSFRGTPVVFPAADSAAFLSALAAEGEEPWIYTRGIGLALDFLGVGFDELLVLLEQVMPQLDGRTVTGKTSLDQTLAAWMEPLLPAQKRSLWNELSMYGSPDKQTVGGAAVSFLLRPCSFKGLVVFGAREGASPTFTSYRTWLGRLLAPDADASRKLVRKFVHCYGPTTADRLAAWLGCSGAQARRLWKTAADEMEPVTFLGKKAYVLSADRERLLAPQPLERELLLLAAHDPYLDQRDRVVLQSDKALQRRIWRTVANPGAIVHCGEVVGTWTGTKKGAGLEVEANWWSDAVDGRQVRVLAEQHAAFRGLELTAFEG, encoded by the coding sequence ATGGCAAAGTCGGAGCCGAGCATGGAGCTGAACGTGGAGCAGGTGCGGAACTTCAGGCTGCACGCGCACCATCTGGACACGTTCTACGCTAAGGCCGACGTGCTTGCAGCGGTCGGCGCCTGCGGCATGCAGAACACGCCGCCCGGTGCGTGGGAGGCTGCGCTCTTCAACCGCGTGCCCGCGTGCAAGGCGGCCGATCGCGACCGCCTGCTGCTGGAGGAGCGCTCGCTCGTACAGGCGTGGAGTTTTCGCGGCACGCCCGTCGTGTTCCCGGCGGCCGACAGCGCCGCGTTCCTGTCGGCGCTTGCGGCGGAGGGCGAAGAACCCTGGATCTACACGCGGGGCATCGGGCTGGCGCTCGACTTTCTGGGCGTGGGGTTCGACGAGCTGCTGGTCTTGCTGGAGCAGGTCATGCCACAGCTGGACGGGCGGACGGTGACCGGCAAGACATCGCTCGACCAAACGCTGGCCGCGTGGATGGAGCCGCTACTGCCCGCGCAGAAACGCTCCTTGTGGAACGAGCTGTCGATGTACGGCAGCCCTGACAAGCAGACGGTGGGCGGCGCAGCGGTGTCGTTCCTGCTGCGGCCCTGCTCCTTCAAGGGCCTGGTGGTGTTCGGCGCGCGCGAGGGGGCCAGCCCCACGTTCACGTCGTACCGCACTTGGCTCGGCCGCCTCTTGGCGCCCGACGCGGACGCGTCCCGCAAACTCGTGCGGAAGTTCGTCCACTGCTACGGGCCGACCACGGCCGACCGGCTGGCCGCGTGGCTGGGATGCTCTGGCGCTCAGGCGCGGCGGCTATGGAAGACGGCCGCCGACGAGATGGAGCCGGTCACGTTTTTGGGCAAGAAGGCTTACGTGCTGTCCGCCGACCGGGAGCGCCTGCTCGCGCCGCAGCCGCTTGAGCGCGAGCTGCTGCTGCTAGCCGCGCACGACCCCTACCTCGACCAGCGCGACCGCGTCGTCCTGCAGTCGGACAAAGCGCTGCAACGTCGGATATGGCGCACGGTGGCCAATCCGGGCGCTATCGTACATTGCGGCGAGGTGGTGGGTACGTGGACCGGCACGAAGAAGGGCGCCGGCCTGGAGGTGGAGGCGAACTGGTGGTCCGACGCCGTCGACGGCCGGCAGGTGCGCGTCCTCGCCGAACAGCACGCCGCCTTCCGCGGTCTGGAGCTCACGGCGTTCGAAGGGTAA